In one window of Pseudomonas sp. IAC-BECa141 DNA:
- a CDS encoding M16 family metallopeptidase, protein MSERKTPRLLLGLIAVAVIGSAAFYLVPSDNTKASEALDNAKSSQKLQSLAELDGKAPASRKLDVQTWNTAEGAKVLFVEARELPMFDMRLIFAAGSSQDGNAPGLALLTNAMLNEGVAGKDVGAIAQGFEGLGADFGNGAYKDMAIASLRSLSAADKREPALKLFSEVVGKPTFPADSFARIKNQMLAGFEYQKQNPGKLASLELMKRLYGDHPYAHSSDGNAQSVPKITLAQLREFHAKAYAAGNVVIALVGDLSRSEAEAIANQVSAALPKGPALAKIEQPTEPKASVGHIEFPSKQTNLMIAQLGIDRDDPDYAALSMGNQILGGGGFGTRLMSEVREKRGLTYGVYSAFSPMQARGPFMINLQTRAQMSEGTLKLVQDVLGDYLKTGPTQKELDDAKRELAGSFPLSTASNADIVGQLGAMGFYNLPLSYLDDFMRQSQSLTVEQVRDAMNKHLSTDKLVIVSAGPTVPQKPLPAPSDKPAEQPLGVPEH, encoded by the coding sequence ATGAGTGAGCGCAAAACCCCACGCCTGCTGCTCGGCCTGATCGCCGTGGCCGTCATCGGCTCCGCTGCGTTCTATCTGGTGCCGAGCGACAACACCAAGGCCAGCGAAGCGCTGGATAACGCCAAGTCCAGCCAGAAGCTGCAATCGCTGGCCGAACTCGACGGCAAGGCCCCGGCCAGCCGCAAGCTCGACGTGCAGACCTGGAACACCGCCGAAGGCGCCAAGGTGTTGTTCGTCGAGGCTCGCGAATTGCCGATGTTCGACATGCGCCTGATTTTCGCCGCCGGCAGCAGCCAGGACGGTAACGCGCCGGGCCTGGCCCTGCTGACCAACGCCATGCTCAACGAAGGCGTGGCGGGCAAGGACGTCGGTGCCATCGCCCAAGGTTTCGAAGGCCTGGGCGCGGACTTTGGCAACGGCGCCTATAAAGACATGGCCATCGCCTCGCTGCGCAGCCTGAGCGCCGCCGACAAACGCGAGCCGGCGCTGAAACTGTTCTCGGAAGTGGTGGGCAAACCGACCTTCCCGGCCGACTCCTTCGCGCGCATCAAGAACCAGATGCTCGCCGGTTTCGAGTACCAGAAACAGAACCCCGGCAAACTCGCCAGCCTGGAGCTGATGAAGCGTCTGTACGGCGATCACCCATACGCCCACTCCAGCGACGGCAACGCGCAAAGCGTGCCGAAAATCACGCTGGCGCAACTGCGTGAGTTCCACGCCAAGGCGTATGCGGCGGGCAACGTGGTGATCGCACTGGTGGGCGATCTGTCCCGCAGTGAAGCCGAGGCGATTGCCAATCAGGTGTCCGCTGCGCTGCCAAAAGGCCCGGCGCTGGCGAAAATCGAGCAACCGACCGAACCGAAGGCCAGCGTCGGCCACATCGAATTCCCGTCCAAGCAGACCAATCTGATGATTGCGCAACTGGGCATCGACCGTGATGACCCGGACTACGCCGCGCTGTCGATGGGCAACCAGATCCTCGGCGGTGGCGGTTTCGGCACCCGGCTGATGAGCGAGGTGCGTGAAAAGCGCGGCCTGACCTACGGCGTGTATTCAGCCTTCAGCCCGATGCAAGCTCGCGGCCCGTTCATGATCAATCTGCAGACCCGTGCGCAAATGAGCGAAGGCACCCTGAAACTGGTGCAGGACGTGCTCGGCGACTACCTCAAGACCGGCCCGACCCAGAAAGAACTGGACGACGCCAAGCGCGAACTGGCCGGCAGCTTTCCGCTGTCCACCGCGAGCAATGCCGATATCGTCGGTCAACTCGGCGCCATGGGTTTCTACAACCTGCCGCTGAGTTATCTGGACGACTTCATGCGTCAGTCCCAGAGCCTGACGGTCGAGCAGGTTCGCGATGCCATGAACAAACACTTGAGCACGGATAAACTGGTCATCGTCAGCGCTGGCCCGACCGTGCCGCAAAAGCCGTTACCGGCCCCATCTGATAAACCTGCCGAGCAGCCGCTCGGGGTTCCGGAGCATTAA
- the rsmD gene encoding 16S rRNA (guanine(966)-N(2))-methyltransferase RsmD: MASPKKPVQKLHNGVNQLRIIGGEWRSRKLSFPDAPGLRPTPDRVRETLFNWLAPYVAGAKVLDPFAGSGALFLEALSRGAAMGQALDASHVAVSSLKEHLGTLRCTNGHVQTADALRYLETQTATAFDLVFLDPPFNQNLLPSVCTLLEERQWLAEDSWIYTESETAPSTLGLPGNWRLHREQKSGRVYYALWQRSLPAL, translated from the coding sequence ATGGCCAGTCCAAAGAAACCTGTACAAAAACTGCACAACGGGGTGAACCAGTTGCGCATCATCGGCGGCGAATGGCGCAGCCGCAAACTGAGCTTTCCTGATGCGCCGGGCCTGCGTCCGACGCCGGATCGGGTACGCGAAACCCTGTTCAACTGGCTCGCGCCTTACGTTGCCGGGGCCAAGGTTCTCGATCCGTTCGCCGGCAGCGGCGCACTGTTTCTGGAAGCGCTGTCCCGTGGCGCAGCAATGGGTCAGGCCCTGGACGCCAGCCATGTTGCGGTCTCCAGCCTGAAAGAACACCTCGGCACGCTGCGCTGCACCAACGGCCACGTACAGACCGCCGATGCGCTGCGCTACCTGGAAACCCAGACCGCGACCGCGTTCGACCTGGTGTTCCTCGACCCGCCGTTCAACCAGAACCTGCTGCCGTCGGTGTGCACATTGCTGGAAGAGCGCCAATGGCTGGCCGAAGATTCGTGGATCTACACTGAAAGCGAAACCGCACCATCGACCCTCGGCCTGCCGGGCAACTGGCGCCTGCACCGCGAGCAGAAATCCGGGCGGGTGTACTACGCGTTGTGGCAGCGCAGCCTGCCCGCTCTCTGA
- a CDS encoding M16 family metallopeptidase — MFDVHVSFAGGSARDGDTPGLAAVTFSLFNEGVADMSDHAAIAEVFDGLGAKLGMDLDQERATFTLRSLSDPDKSSPALQLFTQMLGQPALTEEALLRVKRELRGLQLAEQQQPAQIASLRLQDLLAADTPYARSIYGTDAGLTSLTRQAVQTFHSQTHSASQTQITLVGDLSVEQAQAISLQIANALPAPLVALPTVEPLKAFGTEMHRHVERTQEQVHVLLGQPSLSRQHEDFVALYAATLIFGRGANSRLMTELRQKRGLVYDASIRTKDWAGSGLTSITLQTSPQFANETVALVKSMLSKFRREGPTQEELAYFKRRLANANIVSSASNAQILGRLAEINRHHLPLDLDFFAQQVQRLTLEQIRTAMDKHLPDDQWRVVTVGPTVPQVPLPQPAIVPTVEPSGHSCRADAGFVAS, encoded by the coding sequence ATGTTCGACGTTCACGTCAGCTTCGCCGGCGGCAGTGCACGCGATGGCGACACACCCGGTCTGGCAGCGGTGACATTCAGTCTGTTCAACGAAGGCGTCGCCGACATGAGTGATCATGCAGCTATCGCCGAAGTGTTCGACGGGCTGGGAGCGAAGCTCGGGATGGACCTGGATCAGGAACGTGCCACTTTCACGTTGCGCAGCCTGAGCGATCCAGACAAAAGCAGCCCGGCACTGCAGCTGTTTACGCAAATGCTGGGGCAGCCCGCTCTTACCGAAGAAGCTCTGCTCAGGGTCAAGCGCGAGCTTCGTGGCTTGCAGCTGGCAGAACAGCAACAACCTGCGCAAATTGCCTCGCTGCGCCTGCAGGATCTGCTGGCTGCGGACACGCCATACGCCCGTTCGATCTACGGAACCGATGCCGGCCTGACCTCGCTCACCCGTCAGGCCGTTCAAACGTTTCACAGCCAGACCCACTCGGCAAGCCAGACACAAATTACATTGGTGGGAGACCTTTCCGTCGAACAGGCACAGGCCATCAGCCTGCAAATCGCCAACGCGCTACCCGCGCCCCTCGTTGCATTGCCCACCGTCGAACCGCTCAAGGCGTTCGGTACTGAAATGCATCGCCATGTCGAGCGCACACAGGAACAGGTTCACGTATTGCTGGGACAACCCAGCCTGTCGCGCCAACACGAAGACTTCGTTGCGCTGTATGCCGCGACGCTGATTTTCGGCAGGGGAGCAAACTCCCGTCTGATGACAGAACTGCGGCAAAAACGCGGCCTGGTGTACGACGCCAGCATTCGCACCAAAGACTGGGCGGGCAGCGGCCTGACATCAATCACCCTGCAGACCAGCCCTCAATTCGCGAATGAAACGGTGGCCCTGGTGAAATCGATGCTCAGCAAATTCCGGCGTGAGGGCCCGACACAGGAGGAATTGGCTTACTTCAAACGCCGACTGGCCAACGCCAACATCGTTAGCAGCGCCAGCAACGCGCAGATTCTCGGGCGCCTGGCCGAGATCAACCGGCATCACTTGCCACTGGACCTGGACTTCTTCGCACAACAGGTGCAGCGCCTGACGCTTGAACAGATCAGAACGGCAATGGACAAACATCTGCCGGACGATCAGTGGCGGGTAGTGACGGTCGGTCCGACGGTACCCCAAGTGCCGCTCCCGCAACCGGCCATTGTCCCGACCGTCGAGCCGTCGGGGCATTCGTGTCGCGCCGATGCAGGCTTTGTGGCAAGTTAG
- a CDS encoding hydrolase — MRALLSPSEPGFRFTPAFGLGNPHLQTLWGPLWRKTVHLDRQRERLWLEDGDFLDLDWYGPHSAEAPLVLVLHGLTGSSNSPYVAGIQAALAAQGWASVALNWRGCSGEPNLLPRSYHSGASEDLAETIRHLKAKRPLAPLYAVGYSLGGNVLLKHLGETGSASGVRGAVAVSVPFRLDQCADRIGQGFSKVYQAHFMREMVAYIKNKQRQFQHDGREDGLAALAALGSLENMRTFWDFDGRVTAPLHGFVDAEDYYRRASSRYFLGEIRTPTLIIQAADDPFVFPHSLPSASELSSSTVFELQNKGGHVGFVDGTLRQPGYYLERRIPQWLADAGRG; from the coding sequence GTGCGCGCACTTCTTTCTCCTTCCGAACCAGGTTTTCGTTTCACGCCCGCCTTCGGCCTTGGCAATCCGCACCTGCAAACCTTGTGGGGGCCGCTTTGGCGCAAGACCGTTCACCTTGACCGCCAGCGCGAACGGCTATGGCTGGAGGATGGCGACTTTCTCGACCTCGACTGGTACGGCCCGCACAGCGCCGAAGCGCCACTGGTGCTGGTGTTGCACGGGCTGACCGGCTCCTCCAATTCGCCTTATGTGGCCGGAATCCAGGCAGCGCTCGCCGCACAGGGCTGGGCCAGTGTTGCGCTGAACTGGCGCGGCTGCTCCGGCGAGCCGAACCTGTTGCCGCGCAGCTACCATTCCGGCGCCAGCGAAGACCTCGCCGAGACCATCCGCCATCTGAAAGCCAAGCGGCCACTGGCGCCGTTGTATGCGGTCGGCTATTCCCTCGGCGGCAATGTGCTGCTCAAGCATCTGGGGGAAACCGGCAGCGCCAGCGGCGTACGGGGTGCCGTGGCGGTGTCGGTGCCGTTTCGCCTCGATCAATGCGCCGACCGTATCGGCCAGGGTTTCTCCAAGGTCTATCAGGCGCACTTCATGCGCGAGATGGTGGCCTACATCAAGAACAAGCAGCGCCAGTTCCAGCACGACGGGCGCGAGGACGGTCTTGCCGCACTGGCCGCTCTCGGCTCGCTGGAAAACATGCGCACTTTCTGGGATTTCGATGGCCGGGTGACCGCGCCGCTGCACGGTTTCGTCGATGCCGAGGATTACTATCGCCGGGCATCGAGCCGTTACTTTCTCGGAGAGATTCGCACGCCGACCCTGATCATTCAGGCGGCGGACGATCCGTTCGTGTTTCCCCACAGTTTGCCTTCAGCCAGTGAGCTATCGAGCTCGACCGTGTTCGAATTGCAGAACAAGGGCGGGCATGTCGGCTTCGTCGACGGCACGCTCCGCCAGCCGGGCTATTACCTGGAACGACGGATTCCGCAGTGGCTGGCTGACGCGGGTCGCGGGTGA